In the Gossypium raimondii isolate GPD5lz chromosome 9, ASM2569854v1, whole genome shotgun sequence genome, one interval contains:
- the LOC105800117 gene encoding late embryogenesis abundant protein At1g64065, which translates to MAGQSYEQRKTGTESAAEASEELKRKKRMKLVVYAAAFAIFQTIVILVFSLTVMRIRNPKFRLTSVTVEDLTAAPSPVSFNMKLSAQVSVKNSNFGHFKFDNTTIWFDYGGVGVGEAFVAKGRSKARSTKNMNVTVELNSNNIPNNSSLESEIKAGFMALTGHSKLSGKVQLMKLIKKKKSAEMNCAMLVNLVTRAVQDINCR; encoded by the coding sequence CTGCAGAGGCATCCGAGGAGCTGAAGCGAAAGAAACGCATGAAATTGGTGGTATACGCAGCAGCTTTCGCCATTTTCCAGACAATTGTCATCTTGGTTTTTTCACTTACAGTGATGCGTATCAGAAACCCCAAGTTCAGGCTCACCTCTGTCACCGTCGAGGATCTCACGGCAGCCCCTAGCCCTGTTTCCTTCAACATGAAACTCAGCGCCCAAGTTTCCGTCAAGAACTCAAACTTCGGCCACTTCAAATTCGACAACACCACCATTTGGTTCGATTACGGGGGAGTTGGAGTTGGGGAGGCATTTGTTGCAAAAGGAAGAAGCAAGGCAAGATCCACCAAGAACATGAATGTGACCGTGGAGTTGAACTCAAACAATATACCCAATAATTCAAGCTTGGAAAGTGAGATTAAAGCAGGGTTTATGGCACTGACAGGCCATTCCAAATTGAGTGGGAAAGTGCAGTTGATGAAATTgatcaagaaaaagaaatctgCAGAAATGAACTGCGCCATGCTAGTCAACTTGGTGACCAGAGCTGTCCAAGATATCAACTGCCGTTGA